ACCTTATAATTGACGCTCCTCTGAATGGTATACTCTTTAACTACTGTGATCACAATTTCTCTAGAGTTAAACTCCATTTCGACGATGAATTTACCGTCTGCGACAATAGCAGAAACTGCAcgaatgataaaaataataataatagtaataataatgcCCAACCTCTATGCAGGAATGGACCAAATAAGGGAGATTTTGACCCCCAACGAAAAAGGAATGGCATTTTCGGGGAATAACCCGCTTAAATAGACTAGATTGAACCTCCGTTGCATaacaagaaataataataataataataaaaaaaattatatgtattGATATATTCAGAAAATTCTGGAACATGCATGACATCAAGATTCAAAGTATGCATAAACGATGGCTCTCTAGATAGATGTTTGATCTACTAGTGCATTAGGAACATCTGCTACATCTCTTTCAACTGATATATCATCTTCTTCCACATCTTTAATTAGACCAATAACTTGATAATTACCTTCAAACTTTTCATCACTTTCGGTATTATAACCAATCTAGTTCAATTTCTTCGAACTCAACGTATAACTCGATAAATGAGGCTCGTGTTCTAGTTTGATGGTAGGTCAAAATATTTCTTGTATACCAGCTTCATCAGCCACATGCATTATTTGAAATTAAACAAAACTGCCAAATACGAACACAGGTAGCCTGTACAAAATATTTGTCACTCTCTTCAGGCCTTAATGATCTACACTCTGACAAAGTACACTCTTAAGTCCTTCATATATTATTGAAAGAGGAACAACAATAACACATGGATTCTCATACAAAAAACTCACACCCTCATGTGTATCATGCAAAATCTGACCATTTAAATATATTCTTAAACTAACATAACTCTCCATTTTATACACTTATTACATTTACTTACAACTTATTTCACTCGACAAATGCATAACAACTTCAACTGCTAAAGAACTAAGAGTTCTAAGCTCTCTCAAAATTTAAAGACGAAGAACTTTGTATTGCTCATTTTCTACTCTACTCAAAGTGTTTCCAGTATAATACCAACGTACcttttatagttaattttatattttttttattcacactagtactaacatttttatttttctacaaaaTGTCAGTATCGTTTCGACAATTTTTAACGGTAAAATTCGTTTCAGCATAGAACGGCAAAAtcgttttctattttttaaattaaaaaatattatcccATCACAAAGCAGCAACGGCGTTTTCAAATACCTAtcactttttaattatttacttttacaCAAAACGGCAGTGCCATTTTTGTTTTAACCATTAAAAAGTTTTAAGCACCGTTTTGTGTGTTCtgacaattttttttcataatagtattaaactcacaaaaaaaatataaaaaaatcacaCATCTTCTTACCCTATTTAAAAAACTCAACCGAAATTTGTCAAGTTTTAGTTATTTAACTCAGGTTTTTTCATCAACTCTGCACACTATTTTGTTTGCACAGGGAGCAGAACCCACAATAATAGGGCTCATTATTTTAGATATGGCAGCCATATGTGTGTTATGCGTTGATATAGAATATGGGGGTGCTATACATGAATGTGGGATAGCTTTTGTTGAAACTTGGTGGAAGAAATCGGACCATCCAATTTCTGTGTAAAAAATTTGGATAACCAAATCGGATGGTCCGAGTTGTGAGGGAggaaaaatttgaatttcaggAGTGGctaatcggaccgtccgattagttttttttttctcgaaAATCAAACCGGACTGTCTGaatttgattaataaatattttttttgaatacgTTAAAGGTAATCGCTGGGTCCAAGTTGactataatatatttttttgacaTTATATAAGTGTGGGTAGCTCATACTGAACTGATTATAGCAGTTCAATTCACCGTCTTCTTCCCTCAGCACCTCTATCTATCTTTCTCTGTTCTTTCGAATGAAGGAAAATAATTTGAGTGTGAAGTTTATTCATGTGAGTGAGAAAAATGGATGATAGAGTCTTACTTAAAGTATATTATTTCGGTCAGATTTTGTTATAAACAGTTGAAGGAGtgaaatttatttgtgaaaatctGTTAGATATTGTTATTCCATTCACAATCTCATTCGAAGAACTAAAATGTGTGATTTGTGAGAAGATAGAATCTGGGTTATCTAGAAGaatattatgtattttatacAGGTATCCCATACTGGTATTTGGTAGATTCGTTCAATttcaaacaaaatatataactaATGAAGCGAGCATGCATAAGATGTTTTCAATGTACATTGAAAGTCGCGCTCAGATATCATTCATTGAGGTCTATGTTGAATTCGAACAGTCTATAGCCGACCGAAATATTGAACGGGAAGATTACAACAGTGACAGTAAGGAAGAATTTGAAAGCAATTACGAAGTTGTTGGTCCAGACGAAGACAAAGACCAAGGTGACGGCACTATGGCACCAAATTTGACTGATGTGGCAAATACACTCGCAAACAAACATTCGTTTGAGGAGCTATCTTTCATGCGAGTTTTGGACTTGGAAGCCATGCATGCTCCAGAATTTCCGGAGTATACAAATGCAGATACGTAATTGCCTATACGTATACACGAAGGGTtagaattttataataatttatattgatCGATGTGATCAAATAGTTACGTGACATGTGATAATATACGTAGTTAGAATTTGTTTGTGTGTTTgtttagttaataatattatttgtagTTAGTTATTGATTAAGTTAAatattaattagtatttattaattagtatttatttatgtGCTCATGCTTTTAATTAGtgtttattaattatattaagaTTGATATAGTGAGTattgatttacttttaattGCAACTTATTAAATATTTGTGTATTAAATATTTATGCTATGACTATTGTCGTGGCAGAAATTTCTGTTGTCACAGATGGTGAATTTGCCGTGGGAATGGAATTCAATTCCAGGGAAGCTGTTATTATGACAATGAAAGATTATACTATCCAAAGAGTTGTAGACTACCGGGTATATGAGTTGGAGCCGCTGACATTTTATGCCAAGTGTACACAGTATGGGTTAGGTTGTGATTGGCTTATCAGGGTTAGCATGCTCAGCAGAAAGTACTATTAGATTATAAGGAGGTATAATGGTAGTCACACTTGCACCAGAGCAACCATTTCTCAAGATCATTCGAAGTTGGATTCAAACACAATTGCAGAAGCAATAAAGCCGTTGGTTGAGGATGACCCCTCGATAAAGGTGAAATTAGTTATTGCGGAAGTGCAGTCGAAGTTCAATTACACCATCAACTATCGAAAAGCATGGTTGGCTAAGCAAAAGTCagtgaaaaaatatttggaggtTGGGAAGCATCGTACGAATCTTTGCCTATATGGTTTGAGGCCATGTGTTATAAGGAGTCATCAACAGTTGTCCATTTTGAGATTATGCCTGCATATCAAGGCGATGACTTGGTTACTGATATCCGGGTGTTGCATTGAGTGTTCTGGAGTTATTACCCCTGTATTAGAGCATTCAGACATTGTAAACCAGTTGTCCAAGTAGATGAGACTCACTTGTACGGAAAGTATAAGGGTTTTCTGTTGGTTGCAGTTTCACAGGATGGTAACAATAATATCGTCCCAATTGCATTTGCTATTGTGGAAGGAGAGACTTCTGATGCGTGGCACTTTTTTTTGAGTAACCTGCGACAACATGTAGTGACTTGGGATGGTGTAGGACTGATCTCTGACCGACATGATTCCATCAATGCAGCTGTGGCCCGCAGTAACGGAGCTTGGTCGCCTCCCAAAGCTTTCTACATGTTTTGCATCAGGCATATAGAGTCGAATTTTTTGAGAAAGTTCAAGGCACCGTACCTACAAAGACTTGTCATCAATATAGGTAACTTTGTGTAATTTGAAGTTCATTATTAACAGGGTACTGTTCAATTATTCTTAGTGGTATGCATCAACTCAGTCTTGAAGGGTGCACGCAATCTCTCCATCACTGCACTTGTCAAAGCAACTTTCTACAGACTCAACGAGTTGTTCACTCGAAAAAGAGTCAAGGCGGAGGCTCGGATTAATGCCGGCCATGTTTTTTCTGAGCTTGTGACCTCCAAATTACATGCGAATCAAATTGCATCAGGAAACATTCAGGTGAATTGCTTCGATAGGCAAAATGAGGTCTTTGAAGTGCGTGAGATGCCAAGTGGAATGGGGTATGCCATCGACTTCCGTCGACAACGATGTGACTGCGGTGAGTTTCAGGTGGACCAAATTCCTTGTCGACATAGGTTTGCATGTTGTGCAAATCAACGACTAGATTGGCTAGTGTATGTTCATGATATGTATAAGATGGACCAAGTTCGACGGATTTACCGAGTCAGGTTTAGGCCACTGGGAAATCCTACTACATGGCCTGCTTACAACGGGCCTCGATTCGTACCGAATCCGTACCTGAGACAAGTTACCATAGGTTGTCCATGGATGACACGCttcttgaatgagatggacaTGAGAATGTTACGTCTTCCTAGGCGATGTAGGCAATGTGGGGCTGAGGGGCACAGTCATAATAGATGCCATCAGGCAAGTGGTGTAAGTGCCGGCAATAATGCTTAGTAGATTTATGTATTTTGCATTAAATCCAAGTAGTCTATGATATTTGCGAATCTATATAACTTATCCAAGGTATAAAGTATGTTATTTGAAACATTGTAACTGACATCAAACTACTATATGCCATCTGCGATAGAAAAGTACTCCATGATATGTATTGCAATAATACATAGAATATTTAAACGATACATAGAAAAGTACTGGATGACATACACAGTAATAATATTAACTACACAAAAGCTACTTTCTCCTTGCCCACTTTACATCATCCACAAGATCCTTGCATTTCTTGGAGATTCTTTTGAACACAGACGGAGTGTATCGATTAGCGCTACGACGTGGCGGATCAACCCTGAGATTGTAGCCTTTGCCTGTTTCAGCTGGATTTCATGCCTCACCTGTGTACAACTTAATTAGTTGACTGAATAAGTTTATAATATAATCAAATCAACACAAATACCATACATGAATATAATATAATCAATTGACCCAGCAAGTATATAATATAAACAAATCAACCATATATGAATataatataatcaattaaaGGATAAAGCAATAATAGGACATGTACCATCATCAACACCAGAAGCATCATTACGAGATTCTTCATCTTCGTCCATGTCttcatcttcatcctcctcGTCATCCTCGTCATTTGGGGTATCAACTAGATACTCATTCGTCTCTAGCTCAGTTGTCTTagcatttttttcaattagacCCATTGAAATATGACGAGGGTTTTGACTATTAAGAATTTCTCGACCACCGTCACTCCTACTAGAGTCACTAGATACCAACTCTCCAGAAGTAACCAAGGAAGTGCGGCATGGATGCATCGCGTCCAAGGAATACCTACCAGCCATGATATCAGGCTGATGGCTGTAATGTGATTGACCTGCATCTATAGCCATGAACCCAAGTAACTGGCTAAAAGAAGCTCCATCTCCCGAGTCAAGCTGTGGAGTACCCCAATACTGCTAACGTATTGGATATGATGTGATAAACAGTGTTTGAGGTATATATGGGTTTGAGGATTGCGATTGTTCTTGTGTAGGTGGAGGTGGAAGTGGAGGTGGAGGTGGCCATAACTGTGGCTCCTGTTCTTCATTGTCATCAACCATAACTTgattaccctcatcattctcttgACCCACACGATCTGACAAGTTCAAGTGGTTGCCATATCTTGCACGATACCAGTACATGTAAATATCCAAGGGATGCTGTGGAGGCACGAGAAGCTCAGTAAGAACGTGATTATACCTGTTTGTCCACTGCATCACCTAAAATGAATGAGTTGTGGCCGTGGCACAGTCAAGATTCTTAGGACCAATCAGGACAATTGCATGTGCCTTGTCTAGATTCCATTCCTGATGAGGAACTCCTTGAACGAAACCAAATTGTCGCCTAAACCTATCGGTTGCATGCCACTCAATGATTTCAAAAGACACTAACGGCACCGTAGCGCTTCACACAACTGAATGCATGTAGATGCCTGCAGAAATTATGTCCGGATCAAGGCGATCAACAACATAAGCAAGCCACACAAACtgcgaaaaataaagaaaacagatGATGACAACCCAAATAACATCAACACTAAACCCGAATCAAATACTTCTTTAATGACGACACACCTGGCCTTCCTGGAGATCATCCAAGGCCTTCCTAAAGTGCTCAAGTGTAAAATACCTAAAGCGTCGGTCTCCACGCTCCCAGTTATGCCACCTAATATGACTTAATTCATTAACATAATTGGATTCTAAATATGAAGATAGGATGTAAGTGTAAGATAATGTTACCTGTTTGCAAGCAGAAAACAGCGAGGTTTCCGAGGAACCGACGCTAGATATGGGAGACGGATCCAAGCCCAAGTTAGCAGAAGTGTTAGCGGACCATCGATTTCCTTACAATCAAAACGAGATACCCTGCATAATGACCTGTATAGGAGTGCCAGGCATGCAGGTCCCCAACTGTACTGTCCGATACTGCCAAAATCACGAAGCAAAGGCAGAAATTTTTAGTGCACAGATGCCCCAGACTTGTCACCAAACAAGACTGTACCAAATAATAACATAATGTGGCACTTCACGTACCTCTGTATGCTGGTTTCGTCAACCAACTGTAATCGTGCTTTTAGATCTCGAAGCCATGTCAGTTTTATGCAGCTTACTCTACAGTCCGACTTTCTTGGTGCAACTCCAAATTGCTGCAAACACTCCGCCTCTAAAGCTTCAAAACTATTCATAGTCATCCCTGTGATTGGAAGACCGTCTGTTGGAAGACCAAGAATAACAGCAACATCTTTTAGTGTCACAGCACATTTACTAACAGGAAGGTGAAATGTGTGTGTGTCTGGATGCCACCTTTCGACTAGAGCATTTACCAATGCTTTCTGACATTGAACTACTCCAATTTaaaaaacatgcaagaaatCGGTAAACCGTAAATGTTCCTCAACCCTATCATTGTACTGATCCGGAGGGAGTGGGTAATCATATGTCAAATACCGTGAACTCTACAAAAACATATCAGATTATGAGTCAAATCATTAACAATTTCTAATTTACTACTAAAAGCTGATAATTATCTAACTAGGACAACTAATTTATTAAACTCATGCTAAACTTTTTATTAATTAGCTAATTTAGTAATTACCATGTATAACTAACCTAACttactaattaattaactatcattattaaataatttccaCAATTAACTAAATAagacataataattaaaatcacAAGTTATGATACATAATTTTACTAAATCCAATTCAAACAAATGATTTTACTTAATCCAATTTACTAAAGTCCCGAGTAATTAATTTAACTGCTAAATTTAATTAACAACCCTATAAATTATTTCGAAagctttttaaaatataaaaaattacgATATTATTATCATACACATTTTACTCATTTTGTTCCCAACTGAACATTGAAttacataattatttatttatttagtcaATAACAATAAACTATCATACtactaataataactaataaataaatcCAATTCTTATTTAACCAATAAAATTTCACTTCATTAAACCCTCAATTACACTAacatatttatattaattaaaaatctaacaacaaacaaaaaattactaCTGAAGCCAAAATGTATTATATCTTACAATCTTACCTAATTTACTCAAAATTTTCCAAACCATTTCTAAAAATTAtacaattaattataatttctaaaattattacaaaaaaattctaaacatatatttttactaatctATCACATtacattaatttaaatattaccattaattaaaaaattcactAATCAACTATATATATACTTTCAACTATAAATTCATAAGTTCTAACGATAATCACAATTTCTTAATTTATATGTTcctaaatttattttctaacaataataataataattctataacatataatatttacttcatttaaatatatattcctaaatttctaacaataataataaatttaaaatataaaaaattttaaaaattaaacttaCCTAATTAGAGTGGCTGAGATAATGTATAATATAAAGTTTAGAATGAtccatatttttatatttttgtttttttgacattgtaaatttttcctttaaatttaCATAAAGAAGAAGGGGTTCTGGagactgaagaagaagaagagagaaaaaaaattgctAACGAAGTTCACTATGAAAAAGACTCGAAGGGAGTGAGTTGAGGTTCCAAAAAACAAATTAGTATAAAGAAATACCGCTCTAGAAAATAAGTACGTAATTGAGACCGCAAAAATCGAACGGTCCGAATTATACCATCTAATTGGACTGTCCAAATTCCTTTCTCTAAATCTCTTCGTCCAATTTCTTTATCCCTGACATCATATGCAGGTAAAACGTCCATATTCTTCCTAATACGGTATCACTCCAATCTCCTCtctatattaaaataaaaaagtgcaATAACAGATTAACAGCTCCATTGGCACGTGTTATTGACAAaacaaagataagataaagttTAGACCGATAcctcttttaaaatttattaaataaataaccCAAAGGTCCTCACAAATTTCTCCTACTCGATTTCGTATACAAGTTGTTTGTGCTTTGTGGTATGTAGTCATGGCCCaaaattttacttcctttgGTAATTGTCCGTTCAAAGTTGAGCCCGTTCAAAGCTGAGCAGATGAAGACAAAACTTTGAAAAGCGTACCTTTGTGATTCTAATTTCCAAACACGTGTGGGTGCTCATCCCCTTTCCCACCTCTCGTGTTGGTCAATAGCCATGTTGGGCGAGTATTATAATGTATATCAACCAATAATCTCGAATCTTCTGTCACATCCCAGAAAGATGACGTGTCTATCGTACGTGTCGTTTGGTTCTCAGCCCCCTCCCATATATATCCCACACACTGCAACTTTGAACATTCCAACCCTCAAGTACAAAAACGCAAGCAACTAGGGAACATAACCCAAAGCCTTCAAACTTCAAAGCTTGAAACTCTTTACAATTGTATAGCCATAAACCATGAAGGGGTATTCTTCTTGTGTTGCTAATACACAAAACCACGTGTTTCTTCCTTCGAGCAACGCAAACAGCCCTCGTCAGCaggtgaaggtgggaaacttgTGGTTGATGCAAAGAAGTCGTGGTTGGTCATCTTTGGTGCATCATGGAAAGGGCAATGAGAATGGGTTTGTGGTGGTTGGCTGTGCAAGTTGGAATTTGAAGAGTGAGTTGGAGAGAGATCTTGAAGATAAAGAACATAAGGGAATGGCACGGTTCAGGTACAAGTGTGGGGAAAGGAAGGGTGTGGTTGAGTTGTTGGAGTGCTTGGAAAAGGAAGCAGTAATGGGTGAAGATGTCGGGAAAGACCCTATGGATTACAACCGTAGGGCTCAGATATTTGATAGAAGCTCTAGAGTTTTCCAAGCTCTTAAGGAAGCAAATACTACTGATGTTGTTTCTCAACCATAGTAACTTCGATTTGATCTGATTGTATTCTAGTTGAAGTACAATTATATTACATAGTTATGTCCCGGAATTTCCTAAGTTAAGACTATTGCGCTATAAATTGTTATTGATATCATAGATTTTTTAGTTTGCATTTCTGTTGACTGCTGTACATTATTGCATCATTAAATTCAATAATGTTCCACCTTCTAAGGGTCTCCATGTGTTGTACGTTTATTCCTCGGCAATTTGCCAAAACAATCTCCCTTCCATGCATCTATAATCTATTACAATTTTCCCTATACTCCTTTTAAGTCTGAAAAGGTGTCAAACATGCAtagattattttaaatttgatatgtTGCAACTTTGATTCAACTATGCATATTAACCTTGTCTCACTCTCACACGGGTAAATCATTCCAGTAAATTTGACACGCATCAGCTTGCTAAAATGCATGTTATAGTTTTCAGAATTTGATCCCGAATTTTGGATTAACTCCTAATTTGATTTATAACGTTTTGTTTTggtttcaaaatgtttcaaaaGTCAAATTTTggttctaaaaaattttaaacgggtttaatgttattttgttattaaatttaatatgaataattattatattaaaaaattaataatgtttgattttagtattttttatttaaaaatattaatggtTAATTAttaggatttttaaaaaattttttacaaGGAGATAAAAAAAGAAGTGTTACAAAAAATACTTTGGTTATATCTTTTTAACCTACAAAAAAGTATGACTTAATAATTATGTTTACATTTGcgttatttattttgttaattattcattttaaatttaataaccaaataatattcaatttatttaaaaattttttaaaataaaaataaaatgcttAAGATGTTAGTGACTAATTCAAAATTTGACTCATATAGCACAAAAATAATACTTcatctttcttttattaataaggaaaaaaaattaatttaaattagtcgAATAATTAATTCTCTTGTTTGTTTAAATGCTAACGACACTCTTAAACAAAACTCAAaactacaaattatttttagatatgTGAAGAATTAGTTTTTGATATACCGGGTTAGAAAATATTGTGggataaaaaaaacaaaaataagaaaaacaaatcAATAGACCTTTGTTtctgaataaaaaaagaatctAATTCCCTATAGagattaaaatgaaaaaaacaaaataaaattgcttTATGAAGAAAGCAAAATTTCTCACCTGGTAAAGTCATTAGTTCGATATCACAAGATAGCAACTTATGTTTAAACTTACAACAAATTACAAATAAATTGAAACGTGAAAAGAATAAAAAGTACATTTCTGCCTAAAAGAAGGGGTGAAAAATCTACTCGTAACACTTCTGAAAAGAAAATCATGGCATGGCTGCGGTGCGGAACCATAGTGACACTCAGCAGGTTCATGCCATCACCATTAGGGCATTAGGAACAAATGAGAACCT
This sequence is a window from Arachis stenosperma cultivar V10309 chromosome 10, arast.V10309.gnm1.PFL2, whole genome shotgun sequence. Protein-coding genes within it:
- the LOC130957256 gene encoding uncharacterized protein LOC130957256, which produces MTIVVAEISVVTDGEFAVGMEFNSREAVIMTMKDYTIQRVVDYRVYELEPLTFYAKCTQATISQDHSKLDSNTIAEAIKPLVEDDPSIKVKLVIAEVQSKFNYTINYRKAWLAKQKAFRHCKPVVQVDETHLYGKYKGFLLVAVSQDGNNNIVPIAFAIVEGETSDAWHFFLSNLRQHVVTWDGVGLISDRHDSINAAVARSNGAWSPPKAFYMFCIRHIESNFLRKFKAPYLQRLVINIVVCINSVLKGARNLSITALVKATFYRLNELFTRKRVKAEARINAGHVFSELVTSKLHANQIASGNIQVNCFDRQNEVFEVREMPSGMGYAIDFRRQRCDCGEFQVDQIPCRHRFACCANQRLDWLVYVHDMYKMDQVRRIYRVRFRPLGNPTTWPAYNGPRFVPNPYLRQVTIGCPWMTRFLNEMDMRMLRLPRRCRQCGAEGHSHNRCHQASGVSAGNNA
- the LOC130957257 gene encoding protein MAIN-LIKE 1-like — its product is MDVLPAYDVRDKEIGRRDLEKGIWTVQLDEFTKALVNALVERWHPDTHTFHLPVSKCAVTLKDVAVILGLPTDGLPITGMTMNSFEALEAECLQQFGVAPRKSDCRVSCIKLTWLRDLKARLQLVDETSIQSIGQYSWGPACLALLYRSLCRVSRFDCKEIDGPLTLLLTWAWIRLPYLASVPRKPRCFLLANRWHNWERGDRRFRYFTLEHFRKALDDLQEGQFVWLAYVVDRLDPDIISAGIYMHSVV
- the LOC130956333 gene encoding uncharacterized protein LOC130956333, with the protein product MKGYSSCVANTQNHVFLPSSNANSPRQQVKVGNLWLMQRSRGWSSLVHHGKGNENGFVVVGCASWNLKSELERDLEDKEHKGMARFRYKCGERKGVVELLECLEKEAVMGEDVGKDPMDYNRRAQIFDRSSRVFQALKEANTTDVVSQP